In a genomic window of Rhinopithecus roxellana isolate Shanxi Qingling chromosome 2, ASM756505v1, whole genome shotgun sequence:
- the ZNF781 gene encoding LOW QUALITY PROTEIN: zinc finger protein 781 (The sequence of the model RefSeq protein was modified relative to this genomic sequence to represent the inferred CDS: deleted 1 base in 1 codon; substituted 1 base at 1 genomic stop codon) gives MPERNPTSVKNVVKALLSPHTLLNTREFILERNPTYVKNVVKLLTTTTPGTSPQLLIYIREFILDKNVTNVKNVVKPLSDPHPLMNIREFMLERNPSHAKNVAVSLLHPQTLLNIREFIQERNPTNVKNVANPLIGPQPLXHLRESILERNPTHVENVVKPLIGPQPLMYTREFTLEKIPTNVKIVAKPLKCLQTCIIIKKFILERNPTYVHNVAKPLNSPHT, from the exons atgccagagagaaaccctacaagtgtgaagaatgtggtAAAGGCTTTACTCAGTCCTCACACCTTACTAAAcacaagagaattcatactggagagaaaccctacatatgtgaagaatgtggtaaaGCTTTTAACCA ccaccacgcccggcaccAGTCCTCAACTCTTAATTTACATAAGAGAATTCATTCTGGACAAAAAtgttacaaatgtgaagaatgtggtaaaGCCTTTAAGTGATCCTCATCCGTTAAtgaacataagagaattcatgctggagagaaaccctTCTCATGCGAAGAATGTGGCAGTGTCTTTACTACATCCTCAGACTTTgctaaacataagagaattcatacaggagagaaaccctacaaatgtgaagaacgTGGCAAATCCTTTAATAGGTCCACAACCCTTATGACACTTAAGAGAATCCATA CTGGAGAGAAATCCTACACATGTGGAGAATGTGGTAAAGCCTTTAATTGGTCCTCAACCCTTAATGTACACAAGAGAATTCACTCTGGAAAAAatccctacaaatgtgaagattGTGGCAAAGCCTTTGAAGTGTTTGCAAACCTGTATAATCATAAAAaagttcatactggagagaaaccctacgtATGTACacaatgtggcaaagcctttaaataGTCCTCACACCtga